From Miscanthus floridulus cultivar M001 chromosome 15, ASM1932011v1, whole genome shotgun sequence, the proteins below share one genomic window:
- the LOC136508664 gene encoding uncharacterized protein, which yields MAPARREPSLPDEILEDILLRLSAPADLARAAAVCASFRRVASGRRFLRRFLQPRLHPPPLLGFLEHRGRGGFHQAEPPYRSAPAARAVAQAVDFTFSFLPSPAGSWRVCDARDGRVLLSRSVSAATAFVDLAACDPLHRRYVQIPRIPGDLLSSSCPFAPYRDGVEFERFLAPDSGEEKDEPSFQVLCSVRSWYSAVIFVFSSVTGDWSRLTSISFLPRPQSVDALLRLRLLLLGEWLGRLHACA from the coding sequence ATGGCGCCGGCGCGGAGGGAGCCGTCCCTCCCCGACGAGATACTGGAGGACATCTTACTCCGCCTCTCCGCGCCAGCCGAcctcgcgcgcgccgccgccgtctgcGCCTCCTTCCGCCGCGTCGCCTCCGGGCGCCGCTTCCTCCGCCGGTTCCTCCAACCCCGCCTCCACCCTCCGCCCCTGCTCGGGTTCCTCGAGCACAGGGGCAGGGGAGGGTTCCACCAGGCCGAGCCGCCGTACCGGTCCGCCCCCGCCGCGCGCGCCGTCGCGCAGGCCGTTGACTtcaccttctccttcctccccaGCCCCGCCGGCAGCTGGCGCGTCTGTGACGCCCGCGATGGCCGCGTCCTCCTCTCGCGGAGCgtctccgccgccaccgccttcgtGGACCTCGCGGCGTGCGACCCCTTGCACCGCCGGTACGTCCAGATCCCCCGTATCCCCGGCGATCTGCTGTCCTCTTCCTGTCCCTTTGCGCCGTACCGTGACGGCGTCGAATTCGAGCGTTTCCTCGCGCCGGATTCGGGGGAGGAGAAGGACGAGCCGTCGTTCCAGGTGCTCTGCAGCGTGCGGTCATGGTACAGCGCCGTGATCTTCGTCTTCTCTTCGGTCACCGGAGATTGGTCTCGTCTCACCTCCATCAGCTTCCTACCCCGTCCCCAAAGTGTTGATGCGCTACTACGCCTGCGGCTGCTTCTACTGGGTGAATGGTTGGGACGGCTACATGCTTGTGCTTGA
- the LOC136508662 gene encoding uncharacterized protein, translated as MAEPGDAAAFIRDAPFEVLKALLGRLSPKWILRMRSVCRAWRGKLCNEALLSRLNRAEPPQPLLCFDRVACADRYIHLSDYCVESLDLRSGKLRAVFRFTDNEDYFIDEYDLEGRDAPPIIDDYVVDYERMKHYGDAILKPHVTVHASLDGYLLVSFSSRRRWYIINPATRHWVSLFDPTTFGLDVIGLYEHGRTGKYHVLCLSRSYTTVREQEAPTCSYHVIEVRPGQRRCIGRPLSPAVRKDHGLGAGVERASISPPIQWKRGNMDLLWPPQQSQGYHLLVFDTWNENFSWTRPPPVTLRDDQHMRLLEFPDGNLGLSVSRENVATLDLWCLQDYRNEVWVLKHRIQLALQQMPALLQDEHLWIPAVVSPEGDVLIESRYGLFHCDRNGNLLRRFWFNQPRSGHRVLPIRHVLRKSLVQHPMFRPRPSKNAAEPPFFRWLCSDPSCSW; from the coding sequence ATGGCGGAACCAGGAGACGCCGCGGCCTTCATCCGCGACGCCCCTTTCGAGGTCCTCAAGGCGCTCCTCGGCCGGCTGTCGCCCAAGTGGATCCTCCGCATGCGCTCGGTCTGCAGGGCGTGGCGCGGCAAGCTGTGCAACGAGGCCCTCCTCTCCCGCCTCAACCGCGCGGAGCCGCCGCAGCCGCTCCTCTGCTTCGACCGCGTCGCCTGCGCCGACCGCTACATCCACCTCAGCGACTACTGCGTCGAGTCCCTCGACCTCCGCTCCGGCAAGCTGCGCGCCGTCTTCCGGTTCACCGACAACGAGGACTACTTCATCGACGAGTACGACCTCGAGGGCCGTGACGCTCCCCCCATCATCGACGACTACGTTGTCGACTACGAAAGGATGAAGCACTACGGCGACGCCATCCTGAAGCCCCACGTCACGGTCCACGCTTCCCTCGACGGTTACCTCCTCGTCTCCTTCTCCTCGCGTCGCCGTTGGTACATCATCAACCCCGCGACGCGCCACTGGGTTTCCCTCTTCGATCCTACGACCTTTGGCTTGGACGTGATTGGGCTCTATGAGCACGGCCGTACCGGCAAGTACCATGTGCTGTGCCTTAGCCGCAGCTATACCACCGTCCGAGAGCAAGAAGCCCCGACCTGCTCGTACCACGTCATCGAGGTGAGGCCTGGGCAGCGTCGGTGCATCGGGCGCCCCCTCTCGCCGGCGGTGCGCAAGGACCATGGTCTAGGGGCCGGGGTGGAAAGGGCCTCTATCTCCCCACCCATCCAGTGGAAGCGCGGCAACATGGACCTGCTCTGGCCGCCGCAGCAGAGCCAGGGATACCACTTGCTGGTGTTCGACACATGGAACGAGAACTTCAGCTGGACGAGACCTCCTCCTGTGACCTTGAGGGACGACCAACACATGAGGCTGCTTGAATTCCCGGACGGCAACCTCGGCCTGTCCGTCTCCAGGGAGAACGTGGCAACGCTAGATCTCTGGTGTCTACAGGATTACCGGAACGAGGTTTGGGTGCTCAAGCACCGGATTCAACTGGCGCTccaacagatgccggctctgctGCAGGATGAACATCTTTGGATTCCAGCTGTTGTCTCACCAGAAGGGGATGTGCTGATCGAGTCCCGGTATGGGCTGTTCCACTGTGACAGGAATGGGAATTTGCTGCGCAGGTTTTGGTTTAATCAGCCTCGGAGTGGTCACAGGGTGTTGCCTATTAGGCATGTGCTGAGGAAGAGCCTTGTTCAGCATCCGATGTTCCGGCCCCGGCCGTCCAAGAATGCTGCTGAACCGCCTTTCTTCCGTTGGCTGTGTAGTGATCCCAGCTGCAGCTGGTGA